The Flavobacterium faecale genome has a segment encoding these proteins:
- a CDS encoding START-like domain-containing protein has product MDQKIRYEIEFPITSSPQLLYQYISTPSGLSEWFADNVNSRGEFFTFIWDDSQEKARLASKKSGEKVKFKWVDDNNKDTDLFFEIHILVDELTKDVSLMVVDFADADEVDEAKLLWENQISDLKHLLGSV; this is encoded by the coding sequence ATGGATCAGAAAATACGTTACGAAATAGAGTTTCCTATCACATCATCTCCACAGTTGTTGTACCAATATATTTCGACTCCGTCTGGTTTGTCTGAATGGTTTGCAGACAATGTAAATTCTAGAGGAGAGTTTTTTACCTTCATCTGGGATGATTCACAAGAGAAAGCAAGGCTTGCCTCTAAGAAATCAGGTGAAAAAGTAAAATTCAAATGGGTCGATGACAATAACAAGGATACAGATTTGTTTTTTGAAATCCATATTCTTGTCGATGAGTTGACAAAAGATGTATCACTTATGGTGGTGGATTTTGCTGATGCTGATGAAGTAGACGAAGCAAAGTTGTTGTGGGAGAATCAAATCTCAGATTTAAAACATCTACTAGGTTCTGTCTAG